Proteins encoded together in one Coffea arabica cultivar ET-39 chromosome 2c, Coffea Arabica ET-39 HiFi, whole genome shotgun sequence window:
- the LOC113726883 gene encoding uncharacterized protein isoform X1, whose translation MQSPCINACKTITGFTHQHHAFYPSSFPSSTSFSSARKFNSYPSNSCNFDGNDRKLNDRRRLILVKQAAAGGKENVWSVDNEMAEAEKEKGKMKRRKKKRRGVADGRKRNVGNRNSRFMVSGAMLVEVETVLQTQEPVIRPAWHTFASSLSGIWKGVGAVFSPFTAEMEPIDIGNKNENLFDCYTLSRVEAVPSASGEQTTQIKRRINWVTLNPYGEIPQLNEGEYMRHARSDNGQASLSRKETSNKFSTHNLPKFEAFNFGRSDIMEEDVMGIEPGLVFFEDGSYSRGPVDIRVGEFDESKYFLSPTYKFEQCLVKGCHKRLRIVHTIEFGNGGSDIQIMRVAVYEEQWDGPASIPDESELEVDLQPFSQRERVQPSELIGSWKVFEVSATPIYGEDIMLEESHGAPYVYLCTETLKKRSLPEHSVYFGEEEMLDMQDVTILWLPGGVTGYVDVNKDGILCVGVGWYSDEGINLVMERDYGTDGKLKEVRWKSEMKRRWSNPPPM comes from the exons ATGCAATCTCCTTGTATAAATGCCTGCAAAACCATCACTGGCTTCACACATCAACACCACGCTTTCTACCcttcttcctttccttcttcaacatcaTTTTCATCAGCTCGTAAATTCAATTCTTACCCCTCAAATTCGTGCAATTTTGATGGCAATGATCGGAAATTGAATGATAGGAGAAGATTGATATTAGTGAAGCAGGCGGCGGCGGGGGGGAAGGAGAATGTATGGAGTGTGGATAACGAAATGGCAGAAgcagagaaagaaaagggaaaaatgaagcgcaggaagaagaaaagaagagggGTTGCTGATGGTAGGAAAAGAAATGTGGGGAACAGAAATAGTAGGTTTATGGTTTCTGGTGCTATGTTAGTGGAGGTTGAAACTGTTTTACAAACTCAG GAACCTGTGATTCGCCCAGCATGGCATACATTTGCAAGTAGTCTCAGTGGGATATGGAAGGGAGTGGGAGCTGTTTTTTCTCCCTTCACTGCAGAGATGGAGCCAATTGACATTGGGAACAAGAATGAGAACCTATTTGACTGTTATACTTTGTCTCGTGTGGAAGCAGTCCCATCTGCTTCTGGGGAACAGACTACTCAAATCAAAAGGCGAATAAATTGGGTCACACTGAATCCTTATGGTGAAATTCCACAGTTAAATGAAGGTGAATATATGCGTCATGCGAGGTCTGACAATGGGCAGGCTTCTTTGTCCAGGAAAGAGACATCCAATAAATTTTCAACTCacaatttgccaaaatttgaGGCTTTCAATTTTGGAAGGAGTGACATTATGGAAGAAGATGTCATGGGAATAGAACCTGGTCTTGTTTTCTTTGAG GATGGATCATATTCAAGAGGCCCGGTTGACATCCGGGTTGGCGAATTTGATGAGTCCAAATATTTCCTTTCTCCAACTTACAAATTTGAACAA TGTTTGGTTAAAGGTTGCCATAAAAGATTGCGGATTGTTCATACAATAGAATTTGGTAATGGGGGTTCAGACATCCAAATAATGAGGGTTGCTGTTTATGAAGAACAGTGGGATGGTCCTGCTAGTATCCCTGATGAAAG TGAGCTGGAGGTAGACTTGCAGCCATTTTCTCAGAGGGAAAGAGTTCAACCATCAGAATTAATTGGCTCATGGAAAGTGTTTGAGGTGAGCGCCACACCTATCTATGGTGAAGACATCATGTTAGAGGAAAGCCATGGTGCACCTTACGTGTACCTCTGCACAGAAACCCTAAAGAAGAGAAGCCTGCCTGAACATTCAGTTTACTTTGGGGAGGAAGAGATGCTAGACATGCAGGATGTTACCATCCTCTGGCTGCCAGGAGGCGTCACAGGCTATGTTGATGTGAATAAGGATGGCATCCTTTGTGTTGGAGTTGGGTGGTATTCTGACGAGGGGATAAATCTTGTGATGGAAAGGGATTACGGAACAGATGGGAAACTCAAGGAGGTCAGGTGGAAATCTGAAATGAAGAGACGGTGGTCTAATCCACCCCCCATGTAA
- the LOC113726884 gene encoding mavicyanin-like → MALRVAALFLLLSTPAVYAVQHVVGGPGGSWSTAGGYNTWAAGETFNVGDTLLFNYDTSHGVIEVSKGDYDNCNTGNALQSYTGGKTTVTLSNPGSMYFICPTLGHCGQGMQLVVNVQGSSSPPSSSTPTTPSTPSGSTTPSTSPTSSPSAKSSPSGSNGAVSGLDSLNHLMLGLSLVLAALFVRV, encoded by the exons ATGGCCTTAAGGGTTGCAGCCCTTTTCCTCCTGCTTTCAACCCCCGCAGTTTATGCTGTCCAACATGTTGTGGGAGGCCCCGGCGGGAGCTGGAGTACTGCCGGAGGTTACAACACTTGGGCTGCTGGAGAAACCTTTAATGTTGGTGATACACTCC TTTTCAACTATGATACCTCTCATGGCGTTATCGAAGTAAGCAAGGGTGATTATGACAACTGCAATACTGGAAATGCCCTTCAATCTTATACTGGAGGCAAAACCACCGTTACTTTATCCAATCCTGGTTCAATGTACTTTATCTGTCCAACACTGGGGCACTGCGGACAGGGTATGCAATTGGTTGTCAATGTCCAGGGTAGCAGCAGTCCTCCTTCTAGCTCCACCCCCACCACCCCCTCAACTCCTTCTGGTTCAACTACACCAAGTACTTCACCAACATCTTCACCAAGTGCTAAAAGCTCACCATCTGGGTCCAATGGAGCTGTCAGTGGTCTTGACAGCTTAAATCATTTGATGCTCGGACTTTCACTTGTCCTGGCAGCCCTGTTTGTTCGCGTTTAA
- the LOC113726883 gene encoding uncharacterized protein isoform X2 produces MQSPCINACKTITGFTHQHHAFYPSSFPSSTSFSSARKFNSYPSNSCNFDGNDRKLNDRRRLILVKQAAAGGKENVWSVDNEMAEAEKEKGKMKRRKKKRRGVADGRKRNVGNRNSRFMVSGAMLVEVETVLQTQEPVIRPAWHTFASSLSGIWKGVGAVFSPFTAEMEPIDIGNKNENLFDCYTLSRVEAVPSASGEQTTQIKRRINWVTLNPYGEIPQLNEGEYMRHARSDNGQASLSRKETSNKFSTHNLPKFEAFNFGRSDIMEEDVMGIEPGLVFFECLVKGCHKRLRIVHTIEFGNGGSDIQIMRVAVYEEQWDGPASIPDESELEVDLQPFSQRERVQPSELIGSWKVFEVSATPIYGEDIMLEESHGAPYVYLCTETLKKRSLPEHSVYFGEEEMLDMQDVTILWLPGGVTGYVDVNKDGILCVGVGWYSDEGINLVMERDYGTDGKLKEVRWKSEMKRRWSNPPPM; encoded by the exons ATGCAATCTCCTTGTATAAATGCCTGCAAAACCATCACTGGCTTCACACATCAACACCACGCTTTCTACCcttcttcctttccttcttcaacatcaTTTTCATCAGCTCGTAAATTCAATTCTTACCCCTCAAATTCGTGCAATTTTGATGGCAATGATCGGAAATTGAATGATAGGAGAAGATTGATATTAGTGAAGCAGGCGGCGGCGGGGGGGAAGGAGAATGTATGGAGTGTGGATAACGAAATGGCAGAAgcagagaaagaaaagggaaaaatgaagcgcaggaagaagaaaagaagagggGTTGCTGATGGTAGGAAAAGAAATGTGGGGAACAGAAATAGTAGGTTTATGGTTTCTGGTGCTATGTTAGTGGAGGTTGAAACTGTTTTACAAACTCAG GAACCTGTGATTCGCCCAGCATGGCATACATTTGCAAGTAGTCTCAGTGGGATATGGAAGGGAGTGGGAGCTGTTTTTTCTCCCTTCACTGCAGAGATGGAGCCAATTGACATTGGGAACAAGAATGAGAACCTATTTGACTGTTATACTTTGTCTCGTGTGGAAGCAGTCCCATCTGCTTCTGGGGAACAGACTACTCAAATCAAAAGGCGAATAAATTGGGTCACACTGAATCCTTATGGTGAAATTCCACAGTTAAATGAAGGTGAATATATGCGTCATGCGAGGTCTGACAATGGGCAGGCTTCTTTGTCCAGGAAAGAGACATCCAATAAATTTTCAACTCacaatttgccaaaatttgaGGCTTTCAATTTTGGAAGGAGTGACATTATGGAAGAAGATGTCATGGGAATAGAACCTGGTCTTGTTTTCTTTGAG TGTTTGGTTAAAGGTTGCCATAAAAGATTGCGGATTGTTCATACAATAGAATTTGGTAATGGGGGTTCAGACATCCAAATAATGAGGGTTGCTGTTTATGAAGAACAGTGGGATGGTCCTGCTAGTATCCCTGATGAAAG TGAGCTGGAGGTAGACTTGCAGCCATTTTCTCAGAGGGAAAGAGTTCAACCATCAGAATTAATTGGCTCATGGAAAGTGTTTGAGGTGAGCGCCACACCTATCTATGGTGAAGACATCATGTTAGAGGAAAGCCATGGTGCACCTTACGTGTACCTCTGCACAGAAACCCTAAAGAAGAGAAGCCTGCCTGAACATTCAGTTTACTTTGGGGAGGAAGAGATGCTAGACATGCAGGATGTTACCATCCTCTGGCTGCCAGGAGGCGTCACAGGCTATGTTGATGTGAATAAGGATGGCATCCTTTGTGTTGGAGTTGGGTGGTATTCTGACGAGGGGATAAATCTTGTGATGGAAAGGGATTACGGAACAGATGGGAAACTCAAGGAGGTCAGGTGGAAATCTGAAATGAAGAGACGGTGGTCTAATCCACCCCCCATGTAA
- the LOC113726881 gene encoding RGG repeats nuclear RNA binding protein A-like, translating to MATLNPFDLLGDDDTEDPSQLIAAQKAPVAAAKKTPAPAASQQQQSKPAAKLPSKPLPPTQAVREAKVEAAHGGGRGGGRGYGRGRGGRGFDRDSANNENVFRNRELSGGQGAPEDADAGKFTERQGGYGGPRGPFRGGRRGGFSNGEVGDGERPRRAFERRSGTGRGNEIKREGAGRGNWGTESDEVAQAAEEVNEGEKNPNAEKQPPGEEDTADGSKETPANESEEKEPENKEMTLEEYEKVLEEKRKTLQTLKTEERKVDAKAFASMQQLANKKANEDVFIKLGSDKDKKKEANEKEEKAKKSLSINEFLKPAEGEKFYNPGGRGRGRGRGSRGYGGGNSYGNVETPSIEDLVLFPSLGSK from the exons ATGGCGACTTTAAACCCATTTGATTTACTGGGAGATGATGACACTGAAGACCCATCACAGCTGATTGCTGCTCAGAAGGCTCCTGTGGCCGCAGCTAAGAAAACCCCGGCTCCTGCAGCTTCTCAGCAGCAGCAATCCAAGCCGGCGGCTAAGCTTCCTTCCAAGCCGCTCCCTCCAACTCAAGCTG TGAGAGAGGCAAAAGTAGAAGCTGCACACGGAGGAGGCCGTGGTGGTGGACGCGGTTATGGGCGTGGTCGTGGGGGACGTGGATTTGACAGGGACTCAGCCAACAATGAGAATGTGTTTCGGAATAGGGAGCTTTCTGGTGGTCAAGGTGCACCTGAAGATGCAGATGCTGGAAAATTTACTGAAAGGCAAGGTGGCTATGGTGGACCTCGTGGTCCTTTCCGCGGTGGTCGCCGAGGTGGTTTTAGCAATGGGGAAGTGGGTGATGGAGAACGACCACGTCGGGCTTTTGAGCGTCGCAGTGGGACAGGGCGAGG GAATGAGATCAAACGTGAAGGAGCTGGACGAGGGAACTGGGGAACTGAGTCTGATGAAGTTGCTCA GGCTGCTGAAGAAGTTAATGAAGGTGAGAAAAATCCAAATGCTGAGAAACAACCCCCAGGAGAGGAGGATACTGCAGATGGCAGTAAAGAAACTCCGGCTAATGAATCTGAAGAGAAAGAGCCAGAGAATAAG GAGATGACACTTGAAGAATATGAGAAGGTGctggaagaaaagagaaagaccCTGCAGACTCTTAAAACTGAGGAGAGGAAGGTTGATGCTAAAGCATTTGCATCCATGCAACAGCTTGCAAACAAGAAAGCAAATGAAGATGTCTTCATCAAATTG GGCTCCGATAAGGACAAAAAGAAAGAGGCTAACGAGAAAGAAGAGAAGGCCAAAAAG TCTCTCAGTATTAATGAATTCCTTAAGCCTGCGGAAGGCGAGAAGTTTTACAACCCTGGTGGACGTGGTCGGGGTCGTGGGCGTGGCTCTAGAGGATATGGTGGAGGCAACTCATATGGCAATGTGGAAACCCCATCCATTGAAGATCTAGTGCTATTCCCAAGCTTGGGCAGCAAGTGA
- the LOC113726882 gene encoding ras-related protein RABD2a translates to MNPEYDYLFKLLLIGDSGVGKSCLLLRFADDSYSESYISTIGVDFKIRTVEQDGKTIKLQIWDTAGQERFRTITSSYYRGAHGIIVVYDVTDQESFNNVKQWLNEIDRYASENVNKILVGNKSDLTDKKVVSYETAKAFADEIGIPFLETSAKDATNVEQAFMAMSAAIKNRMASQPAMNNAKPPTVNMRGQPVAQNSGCCSS, encoded by the exons ATGAATCCGGAATA TGATTATTTGTTCAAACTGTTGCTTATTGGAGATTCTGGTGTTGGAAAATCATGTCTTCTTCTGAGATTTGCG GATGATTCATATTCGGAAAGTTATATAAGCACCATTGGAGTTGATTTT AAAATACGTACTGTGGAACAAGATGGAAAGACTATTAAACTTCAAATT TGGGACACTGCTGGACAAGAACGTTTTAGGACCATCACTAGCAGTTACTATCGTGGAGCACATGGTATCATT GTGGTTTATGATGTGACAGATCAAGAAAGTTTCAACAATGTTAAGCAGTGGCTTAATGAAATTGATCGCTATGCAAGTGAAAATGTTAATAAAATTCTAGTTGGAAATAAGTCCGATCTCACTGATAAGAAAGTTGTTTCCTATGAGACGGCTAAG GCATTTGCTGATGAAATTGGTATTCCATTTTTGGAAACTAGTGCTAAAGATGCTACTAATGTGGAGCAAGCTTTCATGGCGATGTCTGCTGCCATAAAGAATAG GATGGCAAGCCAACCAGCCATGAACAATGCTAAGCCTCCCACAGTTAATATGCGTGGGCAGCCTGTTGCACAGAATAGTGGCTGCTGCTCGTCATGA
- the LOC113722764 gene encoding flavanone 3-dioxygenase 3-like, with protein sequence MEDKRESSASPTSFTSVLKLSQIGAASVPKRYVLPPSQRPNLGLCPNPALVSPIIDLSSLHHPIHGLRIKEEVRLACKDSGFFQVINHGIPLSVMNDALDAATDFFELPHEEKMSLASANIREPVRYGTSLNHVKDRVLFWRDFIKHYSHPISTWIDQWPSNPKTYKEKMGNYTQAVHALHRKLMGVVFENLGLSPKYLHEGIDEGSQVMAVNCYPTCPEPDLVLGMPPHSDYGYMTIILQNHQGLEIMSHDRKWYEVPVRKGALVIQIGDQMEIISNGLCKSLVHRATVNSDTDRISIASLHSLALERKVGPASELVDDQHPLSYTEGSFSGFLDFISNNDIMQVRYIDALKKNP encoded by the exons ATGGAAGACAAAAGAGAGAGTTCTGCTTCTCCCACTTCATTCACGAGCGTCTTGAAACTCTCCCAAATAGGGGCTGCTTCTGTTCCCAAACGCTATGTTCTTCCTCCATCGCAGCGCCCTAATCTTGGCCTTTGTCCAAATCCTGCCCTCGTCTCGCCCATTATAGACCTGTCCTCGTTACACCATCCAATTCATGGGCTTCGAATCAAGGAGGAAGTACGCCTGGCATGCAAGGACTCAGGATTTTTCCAG GTCATTAATCATGGGATACCTCTTTCAGTCATGAATGATGCCCTAGACGCTGCAACTGACTTCTTTGAGTTGCCACACGAAGAGAAGATGTCACTTGCATCAGCCAATATCCGCGAACCTGTTAGATATGGAACCAGTCTGAATCATGTTAAGGATAGGGTTCTCTTTTGGAGGGACTTCATCAAACATTACTCTCATCCGATTTCAACTTGGATCGACCAATGGCCATCAAATCCAAAAACCTACAA GGAAAAAATGGGAAACTATACGCAAGCCGTGCATGCATTGCATAGAAAGTTGATGGGAGTTGTATTTGAGAACTTAGGGCTAAGCCCTAAATACTTACATGAGGGCATTGATGAAGGATCCCAAGTCATGGCTGTGAACTGCTATCCTACATGTCCTGAACCAGATCTCGTACTAGGCATGCCACCACACTCGGACTACGGTTACATGACTATAATACTTCAAAATCATCAGGGACTAGAAATCATGAGCCATGACAGGAAATGGTATGAAGTTCCAGTCAGGAAAGGAGCCCTGGTGATTCAGATAGGAGATCAAATGGAAATAATCAGCAATGGTCTATGTAAGAGCCTTGTCCACCGCGCTACGGTTAACTCGGACACTGATCGTATTTCCATTGCGAGCCTTCATAGTTTAGCCTTAGAGAGGAAGGTAGGACCTGCCTCGGAGCTTGTGGATGATCAACATCCTTTGTCCTACACAGAAGGCAGCTTCAGTGGTTTTCTTGACTTCATTTCTAATAATGACATCATGCAAGTAAGGTACATAGACGCTCTGAAGAAGAATCCATGA